The Cyclopterus lumpus isolate fCycLum1 chromosome 12, fCycLum1.pri, whole genome shotgun sequence genome window below encodes:
- the LOC117740991 gene encoding formin-binding protein 1 isoform X7, with protein MLRALVARVALFARSITRHSSGPTLGAYRAEETTAGLGKTSDMVEERMGDCWSHTKDQFDNLEKHTQWGIEFVEKYTKFVKERSEIETNYAKQIRNLSKKYQPKKNSREEEESKFTFCQAFLTSLNELNDYAGQHEVIAENLTSQIITELSRYLQELKGERKSHFHDGRKAQQHIESSWKQLESCKRRFERDCKEADRAQQYFERMDADINVTKADVEKARQHAQSRHQMASDSKSDYSSYLQKFNQEQNEHYFTVIPNIFQKLQDMEEKRIDRIGVSMRTFADVDRQVLPIVGKCLDGMTKAAESIEPKTDSKQVVESYKSGFEPPGDVDFEDYGQAMTRTPSDTSLSNSREAKEKPAGKSKGKLWPFIKNKNKSPKQHKEPLSHRLNDFMTSKPKLHCLRSLRRGLSLKLGSGPEDFSHLPPEQRRKKLLGKMEDLNKDIQKEMDQRDALTKMKDVYVKNPQMGDPASVDPRLSEIALNIEKLQFEAQKFEGWLAEVEERMPSKSDTNRRSGLYETQNNTPVSNNCAQDRESPDGSYTEEQNSETQVKANVNPVLPTSSTPEFDDEFDDEETLPTIGTCKALYPFEGHNEGTISVAEGELLYVIEEDKGDGWTRVRRNEDEEGYVPSSYVEVFLETNAKGAMTYI; from the exons ATGCTTCGAGCACTCGTAGCGCGCGTCGCGCTGTTTGCTCGGAGCATCACGCGACACTCTTCCGGGCCGACACTCGGCGCGTACCGGGCTGAGGAGACGACAGCCGGACTCGGGAAGACCTCAGACATGGTCGAGGAGAGGATGGGCGACTGTTGGAGTCACACCAAG GATCAGTTCGACAACTTGGAGAAGCACACGCAGTGGGGGATCGAATTTGTGGAGAAGTACACCAAATTCGTCAAGGAGAGGTCGGAGATCGAAACCAACTATGCAAAACAAATTAG GAATCTATCAAAGAAGTATCAACCCAAGAAGAACTCacgagaagaggaagagagcaa GTTCACCTTCTGTCAAGCCTTCCTGACGTCCCTGAACGAGTTGAATGACTACGCGGGTCAACACGAGGTCATAGCGGAGAACCTGACGTCTCAAATCATCACCGAGCTCTCGCGCTACCTGCAGGAGCTCAAGGGCGAGAGGAAATCG CACTTCCATGATGGCCGCAAGGCGCAGCAGCACATCGAGAGCTCGTGGAAACAGCTGGAATCG TGTAAAAGGAGGTTTGAGAGGGACTGTAAAGAGGCGGACCGGGCGCAGCAGTACTTCGAGAGGATGGACGCCGACATCAACGTGACGAAGGCCGACGTGGAAAAG GCCCGACAGCATGCTCAGTCCAGGCACCAGATGGCTTCAGACAGTAAGAGCGACTACTCCTCCTACCTGCAGAAGTTCAACCAGGAACAGAACGAACATTACTTCACAGTCATCCCCAACATATTCCAG AAACTTCaagacatggaggagaagagaaTCGACAGGATAGGAGTGAGCATGAGGACGTTCGCCGACGTGGACCGCCAGGTGCTGCCCATCGTGGGGAAATGTTTAGACGGCATGACGAAAGCCGCCGAGTCCATCGAGCCCAAGACt GACTCCAAGCAGGTGGTGGAGTCCTACAAGTCCGGGTTCGAGCCCCCGGGGGACGTGGACTTCGAGGACTACGGCCAGGCCATGACGAGGACGCCGTCCGACACCAGCCTGTCCAACTCCAGAGAGGCCAAGGAGAAGCCGGCAGGCAAGAGCAAGGGCAAGCTGTGGCCCTTCatcaagaacaagaacaag TCTCCCAAGCAGCACAAGGAGCCCCTCTCCCACCGCCTCAACGACTTCATGACCTCCAAGCCCAAATTGCACTGCCTCCGGAGCCTGAGGCGAGGG CTTTCTCTCAAGCTG ggcTCTGGACCGGAGGACTTCAGCCACCTGCCAccggagcagaggaggaagaagctgCTGGGCAAGATGGAGGACCTGAATAAGGACATCCAGAAGGAGATGGACCAGAG GGACGCGCTGACGAAGATGAAAGACGTGTACGTGAAGAACCCCCAGATGGGCGACCCCGCCAGCGTCGACCCCCGGCTATCGGAAATCGCCCTGAACATCGAGAAGCTGCAGTTCGAAGCGCAGAAGTTTGAG ggctgGTTagcggaggtggaggagaggatgcCGTCCAAGAGCGATACGAACCGTAGAAGTGGCCTCTATGAGacccagaacaacacgcccgtGAGCAACAACTGCGCTCAGGACCGAGAGAG CCCGGACGGCAGCTACACGGAGGAGCAGAACTCAGAGACTCAGGTCAAGGCCAACGTCAACCCCGTCCTCCCCACCTCCAGCACGCCGGAGTTCGACGACGAGTTCGACGACGAGGAGACGCTGCCCACCATCGGCACCTGCAAGGCCTTGTACCCGTTCGAAG GTCACAACGAGGGCACCATCTCCGTGGCGGAGGGCGAGCTGCTGTACGTCATAGAAGAGGACAAAGGGGACGGATGGACGCGAGTGCGCAGgaacgaggacgaggagggatACGTGCCCTCCTCCTACGTCGAGGTCTTTTTGGAAACCAATGCCAAAGGTGCTATGACGTACATTTAA
- the LOC117740991 gene encoding formin-binding protein 1 isoform X16: protein MLRALVARVALFARSITRHSSGPTLGAYRAEETTAGLGKTSDMVEERMGDCWSHTKDQFDNLEKHTQWGIEFVEKYTKFVKERSEIETNYAKQIRNLSKKYQPKKNSREEEESKFTFCQAFLTSLNELNDYAGQHEVIAENLTSQIITELSRYLQELKGERKSHFHDGRKAQQHIESSWKQLESCKRRFERDCKEADRAQQYFERMDADINVTKADVEKARQHAQSRHQMASDSKSDYSSYLQKFNQEQNEHYFTVIPNIFQKLQDMEEKRIDRIGVSMRTFADVDRQVLPIVGKCLDGMTKAAESIEPKTDSKQVVESYKSGFEPPGDVDFEDYGQAMTRTPSDTSLSNSREAKEKPAGKSKGKLWPFIKNKNKGSGPEDFSHLPPEQRRKKLLGKMEDLNKDIQKEMDQRDALTKMKDVYVKNPQMGDPASVDPRLSEIALNIEKLQFEAQKFEGWLAEVEERMPSKSDTNRRSGLYETQNNTPVSNNCAQDRESPDGSYTEEQNSETQVKANVNPVLPTSSTPEFDDEFDDEETLPTIGTCKALYPFEGHNEGTISVAEGELLYVIEEDKGDGWTRVRRNEDEEGYVPSSYVEVFLETNAKGAMTYI, encoded by the exons ATGCTTCGAGCACTCGTAGCGCGCGTCGCGCTGTTTGCTCGGAGCATCACGCGACACTCTTCCGGGCCGACACTCGGCGCGTACCGGGCTGAGGAGACGACAGCCGGACTCGGGAAGACCTCAGACATGGTCGAGGAGAGGATGGGCGACTGTTGGAGTCACACCAAG GATCAGTTCGACAACTTGGAGAAGCACACGCAGTGGGGGATCGAATTTGTGGAGAAGTACACCAAATTCGTCAAGGAGAGGTCGGAGATCGAAACCAACTATGCAAAACAAATTAG GAATCTATCAAAGAAGTATCAACCCAAGAAGAACTCacgagaagaggaagagagcaa GTTCACCTTCTGTCAAGCCTTCCTGACGTCCCTGAACGAGTTGAATGACTACGCGGGTCAACACGAGGTCATAGCGGAGAACCTGACGTCTCAAATCATCACCGAGCTCTCGCGCTACCTGCAGGAGCTCAAGGGCGAGAGGAAATCG CACTTCCATGATGGCCGCAAGGCGCAGCAGCACATCGAGAGCTCGTGGAAACAGCTGGAATCG TGTAAAAGGAGGTTTGAGAGGGACTGTAAAGAGGCGGACCGGGCGCAGCAGTACTTCGAGAGGATGGACGCCGACATCAACGTGACGAAGGCCGACGTGGAAAAG GCCCGACAGCATGCTCAGTCCAGGCACCAGATGGCTTCAGACAGTAAGAGCGACTACTCCTCCTACCTGCAGAAGTTCAACCAGGAACAGAACGAACATTACTTCACAGTCATCCCCAACATATTCCAG AAACTTCaagacatggaggagaagagaaTCGACAGGATAGGAGTGAGCATGAGGACGTTCGCCGACGTGGACCGCCAGGTGCTGCCCATCGTGGGGAAATGTTTAGACGGCATGACGAAAGCCGCCGAGTCCATCGAGCCCAAGACt GACTCCAAGCAGGTGGTGGAGTCCTACAAGTCCGGGTTCGAGCCCCCGGGGGACGTGGACTTCGAGGACTACGGCCAGGCCATGACGAGGACGCCGTCCGACACCAGCCTGTCCAACTCCAGAGAGGCCAAGGAGAAGCCGGCAGGCAAGAGCAAGGGCAAGCTGTGGCCCTTCatcaagaacaagaacaag ggcTCTGGACCGGAGGACTTCAGCCACCTGCCAccggagcagaggaggaagaagctgCTGGGCAAGATGGAGGACCTGAATAAGGACATCCAGAAGGAGATGGACCAGAG GGACGCGCTGACGAAGATGAAAGACGTGTACGTGAAGAACCCCCAGATGGGCGACCCCGCCAGCGTCGACCCCCGGCTATCGGAAATCGCCCTGAACATCGAGAAGCTGCAGTTCGAAGCGCAGAAGTTTGAG ggctgGTTagcggaggtggaggagaggatgcCGTCCAAGAGCGATACGAACCGTAGAAGTGGCCTCTATGAGacccagaacaacacgcccgtGAGCAACAACTGCGCTCAGGACCGAGAGAG CCCGGACGGCAGCTACACGGAGGAGCAGAACTCAGAGACTCAGGTCAAGGCCAACGTCAACCCCGTCCTCCCCACCTCCAGCACGCCGGAGTTCGACGACGAGTTCGACGACGAGGAGACGCTGCCCACCATCGGCACCTGCAAGGCCTTGTACCCGTTCGAAG GTCACAACGAGGGCACCATCTCCGTGGCGGAGGGCGAGCTGCTGTACGTCATAGAAGAGGACAAAGGGGACGGATGGACGCGAGTGCGCAGgaacgaggacgaggagggatACGTGCCCTCCTCCTACGTCGAGGTCTTTTTGGAAACCAATGCCAAAGGTGCTATGACGTACATTTAA
- the LOC117740991 gene encoding formin-binding protein 1 isoform X13, whose amino-acid sequence MLRALVARVALFARSITRHSSGPTLGAYRAEETTAGLGKTSDMVEERMGDCWSHTKDQFDNLEKHTQWGIEFVEKYTKFVKERSEIETNYAKQIRNLSKKYQPKKNSREEEESKFTFCQAFLTSLNELNDYAGQHEVIAENLTSQIITELSRYLQELKGERKSHFHDGRKAQQHIESSWKQLESCKRRFERDCKEADRAQQYFERMDADINVTKADVEKARQHAQSRHQMASDSKSDYSSYLQKFNQEQNEHYFTVIPNIFQKLQDMEEKRIDRIGVSMRTFADVDRQVLPIVGKCLDGMTKAAESIEPKTDSKQVVESYKSGFEPPGDVDFEDYGQAMTRTPSDTSLSNSREAKEKPAGKSKGKLWPFIKNKNKLSLKLGEWEGSGPEDFSHLPPEQRRKKLLGKMEDLNKDIQKEMDQRDALTKMKDVYVKNPQMGDPASVDPRLSEIALNIEKLQFEAQKFEGWLAEVEERMPSKSDTNRRSGLYETQNNTPVSNNCAQDRESPDGSYTEEQNSETQVKANVNPVLPTSSTPEFDDEFDDEETLPTIGTCKALYPFEGHNEGTISVAEGELLYVIEEDKGDGWTRVRRNEDEEGYVPSSYVEVFLETNAKGAMTYI is encoded by the exons ATGCTTCGAGCACTCGTAGCGCGCGTCGCGCTGTTTGCTCGGAGCATCACGCGACACTCTTCCGGGCCGACACTCGGCGCGTACCGGGCTGAGGAGACGACAGCCGGACTCGGGAAGACCTCAGACATGGTCGAGGAGAGGATGGGCGACTGTTGGAGTCACACCAAG GATCAGTTCGACAACTTGGAGAAGCACACGCAGTGGGGGATCGAATTTGTGGAGAAGTACACCAAATTCGTCAAGGAGAGGTCGGAGATCGAAACCAACTATGCAAAACAAATTAG GAATCTATCAAAGAAGTATCAACCCAAGAAGAACTCacgagaagaggaagagagcaa GTTCACCTTCTGTCAAGCCTTCCTGACGTCCCTGAACGAGTTGAATGACTACGCGGGTCAACACGAGGTCATAGCGGAGAACCTGACGTCTCAAATCATCACCGAGCTCTCGCGCTACCTGCAGGAGCTCAAGGGCGAGAGGAAATCG CACTTCCATGATGGCCGCAAGGCGCAGCAGCACATCGAGAGCTCGTGGAAACAGCTGGAATCG TGTAAAAGGAGGTTTGAGAGGGACTGTAAAGAGGCGGACCGGGCGCAGCAGTACTTCGAGAGGATGGACGCCGACATCAACGTGACGAAGGCCGACGTGGAAAAG GCCCGACAGCATGCTCAGTCCAGGCACCAGATGGCTTCAGACAGTAAGAGCGACTACTCCTCCTACCTGCAGAAGTTCAACCAGGAACAGAACGAACATTACTTCACAGTCATCCCCAACATATTCCAG AAACTTCaagacatggaggagaagagaaTCGACAGGATAGGAGTGAGCATGAGGACGTTCGCCGACGTGGACCGCCAGGTGCTGCCCATCGTGGGGAAATGTTTAGACGGCATGACGAAAGCCGCCGAGTCCATCGAGCCCAAGACt GACTCCAAGCAGGTGGTGGAGTCCTACAAGTCCGGGTTCGAGCCCCCGGGGGACGTGGACTTCGAGGACTACGGCCAGGCCATGACGAGGACGCCGTCCGACACCAGCCTGTCCAACTCCAGAGAGGCCAAGGAGAAGCCGGCAGGCAAGAGCAAGGGCAAGCTGTGGCCCTTCatcaagaacaagaacaag CTTTCTCTCAAGCTG GGAGAATGGGAG ggcTCTGGACCGGAGGACTTCAGCCACCTGCCAccggagcagaggaggaagaagctgCTGGGCAAGATGGAGGACCTGAATAAGGACATCCAGAAGGAGATGGACCAGAG GGACGCGCTGACGAAGATGAAAGACGTGTACGTGAAGAACCCCCAGATGGGCGACCCCGCCAGCGTCGACCCCCGGCTATCGGAAATCGCCCTGAACATCGAGAAGCTGCAGTTCGAAGCGCAGAAGTTTGAG ggctgGTTagcggaggtggaggagaggatgcCGTCCAAGAGCGATACGAACCGTAGAAGTGGCCTCTATGAGacccagaacaacacgcccgtGAGCAACAACTGCGCTCAGGACCGAGAGAG CCCGGACGGCAGCTACACGGAGGAGCAGAACTCAGAGACTCAGGTCAAGGCCAACGTCAACCCCGTCCTCCCCACCTCCAGCACGCCGGAGTTCGACGACGAGTTCGACGACGAGGAGACGCTGCCCACCATCGGCACCTGCAAGGCCTTGTACCCGTTCGAAG GTCACAACGAGGGCACCATCTCCGTGGCGGAGGGCGAGCTGCTGTACGTCATAGAAGAGGACAAAGGGGACGGATGGACGCGAGTGCGCAGgaacgaggacgaggagggatACGTGCCCTCCTCCTACGTCGAGGTCTTTTTGGAAACCAATGCCAAAGGTGCTATGACGTACATTTAA
- the LOC117740991 gene encoding formin-binding protein 1 isoform X8 translates to MLRALVARVALFARSITRHSSGPTLGAYRAEETTAGLGKTSDMVEERMGDCWSHTKDQFDNLEKHTQWGIEFVEKYTKFVKERSEIETNYAKQIRNLSKKYQPKKNSREEEESKFTFCQAFLTSLNELNDYAGQHEVIAENLTSQIITELSRYLQELKGERKSHFHDGRKAQQHIESSWKQLESCKRRFERDCKEADRAQQYFERMDADINVTKADVEKARQHAQSRHQMASDSKSDYSSYLQKFNQEQNEHYFTVIPNIFQKLQDMEEKRIDRIGVSMRTFADVDRQVLPIVGKCLDGMTKAAESIEPKTDSKQVVESYKSGFEPPGDVDFEDYGQAMTRTPSDTSLSNSREAKEKPAGKSKGKLWPFIKNKNKSPKQHKEPLSHRLNDFMTSKPKLHCLRSLRRGGSGPEDFSHLPPEQRRKKLLGKMEDLNKDIQKEMDQRDALTKMKDVYVKNPQMGDPASVDPRLSEIALNIEKLQFEAQKFEGWLAEVEERMPSKSDTNRRSGLYETQNNTPVSNNCAQDRESPDGSYTEEQNSETQVKANVNPVLPTSSTPEFDDEFDDEETLPTIGTCKALYPFEGHNEGTISVAEGELLYVIEEDKGDGWTRVRRNEDEEGYVPSSYVEVFLETNAKGAMTYI, encoded by the exons ATGCTTCGAGCACTCGTAGCGCGCGTCGCGCTGTTTGCTCGGAGCATCACGCGACACTCTTCCGGGCCGACACTCGGCGCGTACCGGGCTGAGGAGACGACAGCCGGACTCGGGAAGACCTCAGACATGGTCGAGGAGAGGATGGGCGACTGTTGGAGTCACACCAAG GATCAGTTCGACAACTTGGAGAAGCACACGCAGTGGGGGATCGAATTTGTGGAGAAGTACACCAAATTCGTCAAGGAGAGGTCGGAGATCGAAACCAACTATGCAAAACAAATTAG GAATCTATCAAAGAAGTATCAACCCAAGAAGAACTCacgagaagaggaagagagcaa GTTCACCTTCTGTCAAGCCTTCCTGACGTCCCTGAACGAGTTGAATGACTACGCGGGTCAACACGAGGTCATAGCGGAGAACCTGACGTCTCAAATCATCACCGAGCTCTCGCGCTACCTGCAGGAGCTCAAGGGCGAGAGGAAATCG CACTTCCATGATGGCCGCAAGGCGCAGCAGCACATCGAGAGCTCGTGGAAACAGCTGGAATCG TGTAAAAGGAGGTTTGAGAGGGACTGTAAAGAGGCGGACCGGGCGCAGCAGTACTTCGAGAGGATGGACGCCGACATCAACGTGACGAAGGCCGACGTGGAAAAG GCCCGACAGCATGCTCAGTCCAGGCACCAGATGGCTTCAGACAGTAAGAGCGACTACTCCTCCTACCTGCAGAAGTTCAACCAGGAACAGAACGAACATTACTTCACAGTCATCCCCAACATATTCCAG AAACTTCaagacatggaggagaagagaaTCGACAGGATAGGAGTGAGCATGAGGACGTTCGCCGACGTGGACCGCCAGGTGCTGCCCATCGTGGGGAAATGTTTAGACGGCATGACGAAAGCCGCCGAGTCCATCGAGCCCAAGACt GACTCCAAGCAGGTGGTGGAGTCCTACAAGTCCGGGTTCGAGCCCCCGGGGGACGTGGACTTCGAGGACTACGGCCAGGCCATGACGAGGACGCCGTCCGACACCAGCCTGTCCAACTCCAGAGAGGCCAAGGAGAAGCCGGCAGGCAAGAGCAAGGGCAAGCTGTGGCCCTTCatcaagaacaagaacaag TCTCCCAAGCAGCACAAGGAGCCCCTCTCCCACCGCCTCAACGACTTCATGACCTCCAAGCCCAAATTGCACTGCCTCCGGAGCCTGAGGCGAGGG ggcTCTGGACCGGAGGACTTCAGCCACCTGCCAccggagcagaggaggaagaagctgCTGGGCAAGATGGAGGACCTGAATAAGGACATCCAGAAGGAGATGGACCAGAG GGACGCGCTGACGAAGATGAAAGACGTGTACGTGAAGAACCCCCAGATGGGCGACCCCGCCAGCGTCGACCCCCGGCTATCGGAAATCGCCCTGAACATCGAGAAGCTGCAGTTCGAAGCGCAGAAGTTTGAG ggctgGTTagcggaggtggaggagaggatgcCGTCCAAGAGCGATACGAACCGTAGAAGTGGCCTCTATGAGacccagaacaacacgcccgtGAGCAACAACTGCGCTCAGGACCGAGAGAG CCCGGACGGCAGCTACACGGAGGAGCAGAACTCAGAGACTCAGGTCAAGGCCAACGTCAACCCCGTCCTCCCCACCTCCAGCACGCCGGAGTTCGACGACGAGTTCGACGACGAGGAGACGCTGCCCACCATCGGCACCTGCAAGGCCTTGTACCCGTTCGAAG GTCACAACGAGGGCACCATCTCCGTGGCGGAGGGCGAGCTGCTGTACGTCATAGAAGAGGACAAAGGGGACGGATGGACGCGAGTGCGCAGgaacgaggacgaggagggatACGTGCCCTCCTCCTACGTCGAGGTCTTTTTGGAAACCAATGCCAAAGGTGCTATGACGTACATTTAA
- the LOC117740991 gene encoding formin-binding protein 1 homolog isoform X15, translating to MLRALVARVALFARSITRHSSGPTLGAYRAEETTAGLGKTSDMVEERMGDCWSHTKDQFDNLEKHTQWGIEFVEKYTKFVKERSEIETNYAKQIRNLSKKYQPKKNSREEEESKFTFCQAFLTSLNELNDYAGQHEVIAENLTSQIITELSRYLQELKGERKSHFHDGRKAQQHIESSWKQLESCKRRFERDCKEADRAQQYFERMDADINVTKADVEKARQHAQSRHQMASDSKSDYSSYLQKFNQEQNEHYFTVIPNIFQKLQDMEEKRIDRIGVSMRTFADVDRQVLPIVGKCLDGMTKAAESIEPKTDSKQVVESYKSGFEPPGDVDFEDYGQAMTRTPSDTSLSNSREAKEKPAGKSKGKLWPFIKNKNKLSLKLGSGPEDFSHLPPEQRRKKLLGKMEDLNKDIQKEMDQRDALTKMKDVYVKNPQMGDPASVDPRLSEIALNIEKLQFEAQKFEGWLAEVEERMPSKSDTNRRSGLYETQNNTPVSNNCAQDRESPDGSYTEEQNSETQVKANVNPVLPTSSTPEFDDEFDDEETLPTIGTCKALYPFEGHNEGTISVAEGELLYVIEEDKGDGWTRVRRNEDEEGYVPSSYVEVFLETNAKGAMTYI from the exons ATGCTTCGAGCACTCGTAGCGCGCGTCGCGCTGTTTGCTCGGAGCATCACGCGACACTCTTCCGGGCCGACACTCGGCGCGTACCGGGCTGAGGAGACGACAGCCGGACTCGGGAAGACCTCAGACATGGTCGAGGAGAGGATGGGCGACTGTTGGAGTCACACCAAG GATCAGTTCGACAACTTGGAGAAGCACACGCAGTGGGGGATCGAATTTGTGGAGAAGTACACCAAATTCGTCAAGGAGAGGTCGGAGATCGAAACCAACTATGCAAAACAAATTAG GAATCTATCAAAGAAGTATCAACCCAAGAAGAACTCacgagaagaggaagagagcaa GTTCACCTTCTGTCAAGCCTTCCTGACGTCCCTGAACGAGTTGAATGACTACGCGGGTCAACACGAGGTCATAGCGGAGAACCTGACGTCTCAAATCATCACCGAGCTCTCGCGCTACCTGCAGGAGCTCAAGGGCGAGAGGAAATCG CACTTCCATGATGGCCGCAAGGCGCAGCAGCACATCGAGAGCTCGTGGAAACAGCTGGAATCG TGTAAAAGGAGGTTTGAGAGGGACTGTAAAGAGGCGGACCGGGCGCAGCAGTACTTCGAGAGGATGGACGCCGACATCAACGTGACGAAGGCCGACGTGGAAAAG GCCCGACAGCATGCTCAGTCCAGGCACCAGATGGCTTCAGACAGTAAGAGCGACTACTCCTCCTACCTGCAGAAGTTCAACCAGGAACAGAACGAACATTACTTCACAGTCATCCCCAACATATTCCAG AAACTTCaagacatggaggagaagagaaTCGACAGGATAGGAGTGAGCATGAGGACGTTCGCCGACGTGGACCGCCAGGTGCTGCCCATCGTGGGGAAATGTTTAGACGGCATGACGAAAGCCGCCGAGTCCATCGAGCCCAAGACt GACTCCAAGCAGGTGGTGGAGTCCTACAAGTCCGGGTTCGAGCCCCCGGGGGACGTGGACTTCGAGGACTACGGCCAGGCCATGACGAGGACGCCGTCCGACACCAGCCTGTCCAACTCCAGAGAGGCCAAGGAGAAGCCGGCAGGCAAGAGCAAGGGCAAGCTGTGGCCCTTCatcaagaacaagaacaag CTTTCTCTCAAGCTG ggcTCTGGACCGGAGGACTTCAGCCACCTGCCAccggagcagaggaggaagaagctgCTGGGCAAGATGGAGGACCTGAATAAGGACATCCAGAAGGAGATGGACCAGAG GGACGCGCTGACGAAGATGAAAGACGTGTACGTGAAGAACCCCCAGATGGGCGACCCCGCCAGCGTCGACCCCCGGCTATCGGAAATCGCCCTGAACATCGAGAAGCTGCAGTTCGAAGCGCAGAAGTTTGAG ggctgGTTagcggaggtggaggagaggatgcCGTCCAAGAGCGATACGAACCGTAGAAGTGGCCTCTATGAGacccagaacaacacgcccgtGAGCAACAACTGCGCTCAGGACCGAGAGAG CCCGGACGGCAGCTACACGGAGGAGCAGAACTCAGAGACTCAGGTCAAGGCCAACGTCAACCCCGTCCTCCCCACCTCCAGCACGCCGGAGTTCGACGACGAGTTCGACGACGAGGAGACGCTGCCCACCATCGGCACCTGCAAGGCCTTGTACCCGTTCGAAG GTCACAACGAGGGCACCATCTCCGTGGCGGAGGGCGAGCTGCTGTACGTCATAGAAGAGGACAAAGGGGACGGATGGACGCGAGTGCGCAGgaacgaggacgaggagggatACGTGCCCTCCTCCTACGTCGAGGTCTTTTTGGAAACCAATGCCAAAGGTGCTATGACGTACATTTAA